One segment of Polaribacter huanghezhanensis DNA contains the following:
- the bshA gene encoding N-acetyl-alpha-D-glucosaminyl L-malate synthase BshA, with translation MKIGIVCYPTFGGSGVVATELGMALADKGHEIHFITYNQPVRLDFISHNLHFHEVMMEEYPLFQYQPYELALSSKMVEVVEKYQLEVLHVHYAIPHAYAAYMAKQMLKEKGIDIKVVTTLHGTDITLVGSHPTYKTAVEFSINNSDVVTTVSKSLKEDTLRLFNIKKDIHVIHNFIDTDKYEKAHEQECQRIALAQPNERIFTHISNFRPVKRIEDVIRTFEIVHRTIPSKLLMVGDGPERRSAELLVKRLGIKKDVLFLGNSSEVAEILCYTDVFLLPSKTESFGLAALEAMAAETAVVSTNSGGLPEVNVHGVTGYLSDVGDVEDMANNVLKIVKDDVTLLQFKQNAKAHTKQFSIKNILPVYEDIYESLRVKVS, from the coding sequence ATGAAAATAGGTATTGTTTGTTATCCAACTTTTGGAGGAAGTGGAGTAGTTGCAACAGAATTAGGTATGGCATTGGCAGATAAAGGACATGAAATCCATTTTATCACCTACAATCAACCAGTTCGATTGGATTTTATTTCGCACAATTTACATTTTCATGAAGTAATGATGGAAGAATATCCATTGTTTCAATATCAACCATACGAGTTGGCCTTGTCATCAAAAATGGTGGAAGTTGTAGAAAAATATCAATTGGAAGTTTTACATGTGCATTATGCAATTCCGCATGCCTACGCTGCCTATATGGCAAAGCAAATGTTAAAAGAAAAAGGAATTGACATCAAAGTAGTAACTACTTTACACGGAACAGATATTACGCTTGTGGGAAGTCACCCAACCTATAAAACAGCAGTAGAATTTAGCATCAATAATTCTGATGTTGTTACAACGGTTTCTAAGAGTTTAAAAGAAGATACATTACGTTTATTTAATATTAAAAAAGACATTCATGTAATTCATAATTTTATTGATACGGATAAATATGAAAAAGCGCATGAACAAGAATGTCAGCGAATTGCATTGGCACAACCCAACGAACGTATTTTTACACACATCAGTAATTTTAGACCCGTAAAAAGAATTGAAGATGTGATCAGAACTTTTGAAATTGTACACAGAACAATTCCGTCTAAATTATTAATGGTTGGTGATGGTCCAGAAAGAAGAAGTGCAGAATTATTGGTAAAAAGATTGGGCATAAAAAAGGATGTATTGTTCTTAGGAAACAGTTCTGAAGTAGCAGAAATTTTATGTTATACGGATGTGTTTTTATTGCCTTCTAAAACAGAAAGTTTTGGATTGGCAGCCTTAGAAGCAATGGCAGCAGAAACGGCAGTAGTCTCTACAAATTCTGGAGGATTACCAGAAGTAAATGTGCATGGAGTTACAGGATATTTAAGTGATGTTGGTGATGTAGAAGACATGGCGAATAATGTATTAAAAATTGTAAAAGACGATGTCACTTTATTGCAATTTAAACAAAATGCAAAAGCACACACCAAGCAGTTTTCTATCAAAAATATTTTACCTGTTTACGAAGATATTTATGAATCGTTAAGAGTAAAAGTGAGTTAA
- the aroB gene encoding 3-dehydroquinate synthase, with protein MKSIKAATYFVHFEENGYTELNTLIASKAYSSIFILVDEFTHTHCYPKFISKLAVDCPIELIEIESGEIHKNLETCTGVWNVLTELNADRKSLLITLGGGVITDLGGFVAATFKRGIDFVNIPTTLLSMVDASVGGKTGVDLGVLKNQIGLFANPEMVLVDAAYLETVTPREIRSGTAEIIKYGLTYDVSLYEKIKNTQNLDITELIHRSIEIKNEVVLQDPKEQSLRKILNFGHTIGHAIESYFLESKIKENLTHGEAIAIGMVAECYVSSESLGFPKNELKNIKQLVLNIYGKTKILENDFNGILEYLKHDKKNVGGQVNFVLLTALEHTKIDCKVATEMIIKSIQFYNS; from the coding sequence ATGAAATCAATTAAAGCAGCAACCTATTTTGTTCATTTTGAAGAAAATGGATACACCGAATTAAACACATTAATAGCTTCAAAAGCGTACTCTTCAATATTTATTTTGGTGGATGAGTTTACACATACCCACTGCTATCCGAAATTTATATCAAAATTAGCTGTTGATTGCCCGATTGAACTCATAGAAATTGAATCTGGTGAAATTCATAAAAACTTAGAAACGTGTACTGGGGTTTGGAACGTGTTGACCGAACTAAATGCTGATCGTAAAAGTTTACTGATTACGTTAGGCGGCGGAGTGATTACCGATTTAGGCGGATTTGTAGCTGCAACTTTTAAACGCGGAATCGATTTTGTAAACATTCCGACAACTTTATTAAGTATGGTTGATGCTTCTGTTGGCGGAAAAACAGGCGTTGATTTAGGTGTTCTAAAAAACCAGATTGGTTTGTTTGCAAATCCAGAAATGGTACTCGTAGATGCAGCATATTTAGAGACGGTAACTCCAAGAGAAATTAGATCTGGTACTGCAGAAATCATCAAATATGGACTGACCTATGATGTAAGTTTATACGAAAAAATTAAAAATACTCAAAACTTAGATATTACGGAGTTAATTCATCGTTCAATAGAAATTAAAAACGAAGTTGTTCTACAAGATCCAAAAGAACAAAGTTTGCGTAAAATTTTAAATTTTGGTCACACAATTGGGCACGCCATAGAATCGTATTTTTTAGAATCCAAAATAAAAGAAAACTTAACACACGGAGAAGCGATTGCAATCGGAATGGTTGCTGAGTGTTATGTGTCTTCGGAATCGCTTGGGTTTCCTAAAAATGAATTAAAAAACATCAAACAACTCGTGCTAAACATTTACGGAAAAACTAAAATTTTAGAAAACGATTTTAACGGAATTTTAGAATACCTAAAACACGATAAAAAGAATGTTGGTGGACAAGTTAATTTTGTATTATTAACCGCTTTAGAACACACAAAAATTGATTGTAAAGTTGCTACCGAAATGATTATAAAAAGTATTCAATTTTACAATTCTTAA